One genomic segment of Lysobacter sp. 5GHs7-4 includes these proteins:
- a CDS encoding hydrolase, producing the protein MRFPLVRTALLSLFALFVAAPAHADLRDPLTRDNSVVLMVDYQPQFVFSVQSIPVLELINNAVGLSKAAKTFEVPTFYATISAQSFGGPFFRQLTEARPELTPFDRTSIDAWQEPRLRAAIAATGRKKLLVSGLWTDSCVTLPVLSALKEGYEVYVVVDASGDVNRESHEMAVQRMIQAGAVPVTWMAVMLEWQGDWARGNTGAQVQKIAQEHGGGWGQGIDYHQRMVAPRK; encoded by the coding sequence ATGCGCTTCCCGCTAGTCCGCACCGCCCTGCTCTCGCTGTTCGCCCTGTTCGTCGCCGCACCTGCCCATGCCGATCTGCGCGACCCGCTCACCCGCGACAACAGCGTGGTGCTGATGGTCGACTACCAACCGCAGTTCGTGTTCTCGGTGCAGTCGATCCCGGTGCTGGAGCTGATCAACAACGCGGTCGGCCTGAGCAAGGCGGCCAAGACCTTCGAGGTACCGACGTTCTACGCCACCATCAGCGCGCAGAGCTTCGGCGGCCCGTTCTTCCGCCAACTCACCGAAGCGCGCCCGGAGCTGACCCCGTTCGATCGGACCTCGATCGACGCCTGGCAGGAGCCGCGCCTGCGCGCCGCGATCGCGGCCACCGGACGCAAGAAGCTGCTGGTCAGCGGCCTGTGGACCGACAGCTGCGTGACCCTGCCGGTGCTGTCGGCGCTCAAGGAGGGTTACGAGGTGTACGTGGTGGTCGACGCCAGCGGCGACGTCAATCGCGAATCGCACGAGATGGCGGTGCAGCGCATGATCCAGGCCGGCGCGGTGCCGGTGACGTGGATGGCGGTGATGCTGGAATGGCAGGGCGACTGGGCGCGCGGCAACACCGGCGCGCAGGTGCAGAAGATCGCGCAGGAACACGGCGGCGGGTGGGGCCAGGGCATCGACTACCACCAACGCATGGTCGCGCCGCGCAAGTAA
- a CDS encoding cysteine hydrolase family protein has product MTSALLVIDVQSGLFDGEPRPDDADAVIARLNSLIARARDAGTPVIFVRHERIGTLLEPGTPGWAFQAQLDVHDDDLIVGKTSPDAFLRTSLEGLLQSLGVDRLVIGGYASDFCVDTTTRRAAALGYAVTLAADAHTTHDKPHLTAARIREHHNATLVDIVSFGVPIDAVNSADIQFERVERSAARGARR; this is encoded by the coding sequence ATGACCTCCGCCCTGCTGGTGATCGACGTGCAAAGCGGCTTGTTCGACGGCGAACCCCGTCCGGACGACGCCGATGCGGTGATCGCGCGCCTGAATTCGCTGATCGCGCGCGCGCGCGACGCCGGCACGCCGGTGATCTTCGTGCGCCACGAACGCATCGGCACCCTGCTGGAACCCGGCACGCCGGGCTGGGCATTCCAGGCGCAGCTGGACGTGCACGACGACGACCTCATTGTCGGCAAGACCTCGCCCGACGCCTTCCTGCGCACCTCGCTGGAAGGCCTGCTGCAATCGCTGGGCGTGGACCGCCTGGTGATCGGCGGCTACGCCAGCGATTTCTGCGTCGACACCACCACCCGCCGCGCCGCCGCGCTGGGCTATGCGGTGACGCTGGCCGCCGACGCCCACACCACCCACGACAAGCCGCACCTGACCGCCGCGCGTATCCGCGAGCACCACAACGCGACCCTGGTCGACATCGTCAGCTTCGGCGTGCCGATCGACGCGGTGAACAGCGCGGACATCCAGTTCGAGCGCGTGGAGCGTTCGGCGGCGCGCGGCGCACGGCGCTGA
- a CDS encoding phosphoethanolamine transferase: MAVTATTLRSAPGRSRPSGLRRWAALIALAAACATLTLADDFLQQMTSPHNLSRLELPWALALFGMHLCLWLGGRRWPANLLLAAFALMQLLQLCHIAAMGRPLTPVDLAMIPRETPDIAEAAWAGARTHWPTLLTGALPYAALFALYNLGLPRWPLPRAPLALLVLAFALATKPYKAGQRAMPQYMPAPARSSLHNSINTFSFYAANLLGKPVHSYNLQYQPYRVARTPPPASAVPQNLWLVIFDSTRSDHWGVAGYARDTTPTLSRWVAQGQARWHHGIAGATATSASLALLINGVREPGNLAQQRSYRTNLMRLAKAAGYRTHWLSTQSPNLLNELDVASIDVVRTRDSDLKRVIAVRDDAILDMARRVAPDTRNFVVIMVRTAHLPYEKNYAHHGQRYARWPTAPTLPFHTRQRNAYDNAILYQDALIAQLYQRFEALPGKGLFVVTSDHGQMLGENGVWGHNVLTPQVAQVPVLVRARGLRDHLPPGNGGWISHYGLGRALMAQLGYRIDNPNIESGVDYLQGSNLYTDNPFREVGVRDGRLRLGEMYSLSELDADLSRYALRPSGQAPNVRASE; encoded by the coding sequence ATGGCGGTCACGGCAACGACACTACGATCGGCTCCCGGGCGCTCGCGCCCGTCCGGCCTGCGCCGCTGGGCGGCGTTGATCGCGCTGGCCGCGGCCTGCGCGACATTGACGCTGGCCGACGATTTCCTGCAGCAGATGACCAGCCCGCACAACCTGAGCCGATTGGAGTTGCCGTGGGCGCTGGCCTTGTTCGGCATGCACCTGTGCCTGTGGCTGGGCGGCCGTCGCTGGCCCGCCAATCTGTTGCTGGCGGCGTTCGCGCTGATGCAGCTGCTGCAGCTGTGCCACATCGCCGCCATGGGCCGTCCGCTCACGCCGGTGGACCTGGCGATGATCCCGCGCGAAACCCCGGATATCGCCGAAGCCGCCTGGGCCGGCGCCCGCACGCACTGGCCGACCTTGCTGACCGGCGCGTTGCCTTATGCGGCTTTGTTCGCGCTGTACAACCTGGGCCTGCCGCGCTGGCCCTTACCGCGCGCGCCGCTGGCCTTGCTGGTGCTCGCTTTCGCGCTGGCGACCAAACCCTACAAGGCCGGCCAACGCGCGATGCCGCAGTACATGCCGGCGCCGGCGCGCAGTTCGCTGCACAACTCCATCAATACCTTCAGCTTCTATGCCGCCAACTTGCTCGGCAAGCCGGTGCATTCCTACAACCTGCAGTACCAGCCTTACCGGGTCGCGCGCACGCCGCCGCCGGCATCCGCAGTGCCGCAGAACCTGTGGTTGGTGATTTTCGACTCCACCCGCAGCGATCACTGGGGCGTGGCTGGCTACGCGCGCGACACCACGCCGACGCTGTCGCGCTGGGTCGCGCAAGGCCAGGCCCGCTGGCATCACGGGATCGCCGGCGCCACCGCCACCTCGGCCTCGCTGGCGCTGCTGATCAACGGCGTGCGCGAGCCGGGCAATCTGGCCCAGCAGCGTTCGTACCGAACCAACCTGATGCGCCTGGCCAAGGCCGCCGGCTACCGCACCCATTGGCTGTCCACGCAAAGCCCGAACCTGCTCAACGAGCTCGACGTGGCCAGCATCGATGTGGTGCGCACGCGCGACAGCGATCTCAAGCGCGTGATCGCCGTGCGCGACGACGCGATCCTGGACATGGCGCGGCGGGTGGCGCCGGACACGCGCAACTTCGTCGTGATCATGGTGCGTACCGCGCACCTGCCCTACGAAAAGAACTACGCCCACCACGGCCAGCGCTACGCGCGTTGGCCGACGGCGCCGACGCTGCCGTTCCACACGCGCCAGCGCAATGCCTACGACAATGCGATCCTTTACCAGGATGCGCTGATCGCGCAGCTGTACCAGCGATTCGAGGCGCTGCCCGGCAAGGGCCTGTTCGTGGTTACGTCCGATCACGGCCAGATGCTGGGCGAGAACGGCGTGTGGGGCCACAACGTGCTCACGCCGCAAGTAGCGCAGGTGCCGGTGCTGGTGCGCGCGCGCGGCCTGCGCGACCACCTGCCGCCCGGCAACGGCGGCTGGATCAGCCACTACGGATTGGGACGGGCGCTGATGGCGCAGCTGGGCTATCGCATCGACAACCCCAACATCGAATCGGGCGTGGATTACCTGCAGGGCTCCAACCTCTACACCGACAATCCGTTCCGCGAGGTCGGCGTGCGCGACGGGCGGCTACGCTTGGGCGAGATGTACAGCCTCAGCGAACTCGATGCCGACTTGAGCCGCTACGCCTTGCGGCCCTCCGGCCAAGCGCCGAACGTGCGCGCCAGCGAATAG
- a CDS encoding class I SAM-dependent rRNA methyltransferase, producing the protein MNNELPTVRLKNAWKSTHPWIFQRLVDKPAQRPKPGSIVDVIGVDGEWIGRGFYNGHSRIALRMLENDPDVVIDADWFARKIAAAVSLRRDVLKLDQVSDAWRVVHSEGDGLSGLVVDRYGDLLVVEYFSAGAFRHREWIYDALRAQFPGCRFYAFADEHVQKQESFDFRGTEAVPPATITEYGIRFRADPAGAHKTGFFADQRENREWLSQQVAGKRVLDLCCNTGGFGVYAKARGAEEVIGVDIDADVINIAKANAKLNNAHVKFVQADIFPYLRDMGNAGERFDVVILDPAKMTRDREQVIPALKKYLDMNKLALGVVKPGGLFATFSCTGLVSEEQFLDMIRRAAFYAGRTVQVLKVSGAGADHPWLAQVPESRYLKAVFCRVLD; encoded by the coding sequence ATGAACAATGAACTGCCCACCGTACGCCTCAAGAACGCCTGGAAATCCACCCACCCCTGGATCTTCCAGCGTCTGGTCGACAAGCCCGCCCAGCGGCCCAAACCCGGCTCCATCGTCGACGTGATCGGCGTCGACGGCGAGTGGATCGGCCGCGGTTTCTACAACGGCCACTCGCGCATCGCCCTGCGCATGCTCGAGAACGACCCCGACGTGGTCATCGACGCCGACTGGTTCGCGCGCAAGATCGCCGCGGCGGTGTCGCTGCGCCGCGACGTGCTCAAGCTGGACCAGGTCAGCGACGCCTGGCGCGTGGTCCACAGCGAAGGCGACGGCCTCAGCGGCCTGGTCGTGGACCGTTACGGCGACCTGCTGGTGGTCGAATACTTCAGCGCCGGCGCGTTCCGCCACCGCGAATGGATCTACGACGCGCTGCGCGCGCAGTTCCCGGGCTGCCGCTTCTACGCCTTCGCCGACGAGCACGTGCAAAAGCAGGAGAGTTTCGATTTCCGCGGCACCGAGGCCGTGCCGCCGGCGACCATCACCGAGTACGGCATCCGCTTCCGCGCCGATCCGGCCGGCGCGCACAAGACCGGCTTCTTCGCCGACCAGCGCGAGAACCGCGAGTGGCTGTCGCAGCAGGTCGCCGGCAAGCGCGTGCTGGACCTGTGCTGCAACACCGGCGGCTTCGGCGTGTACGCCAAGGCGCGCGGCGCCGAGGAAGTGATCGGCGTGGACATCGACGCCGACGTGATCAACATCGCCAAGGCCAACGCCAAGCTCAACAACGCCCACGTCAAGTTCGTGCAGGCCGACATTTTTCCGTACCTGCGCGACATGGGGAATGCCGGCGAGCGCTTCGACGTGGTGATCCTGGACCCGGCCAAGATGACCCGCGACCGCGAGCAGGTGATTCCGGCGCTGAAGAAGTACCTGGACATGAACAAGCTGGCGTTGGGCGTGGTCAAGCCCGGCGGTTTGTTCGCGACCTTCTCCTGCACCGGTCTGGTCAGCGAGGAACAGTTCCTCGACATGATCCGCCGCGCCGCGTTCTATGCGGGGCGCACTGTGCAGGTATTAAAAGTGTCTGGCGCAGGAGCGGATCATCCCTGGTTGGCACAAGTTCCGGAATCGCGCTATTTGAAGGCGGTTTTCTGTCGCGTACTCGACTGA
- a CDS encoding rhomboid family intramembrane serine protease, whose protein sequence is MHLPTPIAPPDTPAQRAADRGRFVRALNASLAFVLVLAAIYSAQGQFDVGAWSVQPWSLEGLIGLLTAPLLHGSIEHLATNAISLLMLGLLAGGVYPRATLRALPLIWLGSGLGAWLLGSAGSHHLGASGLTHGLMFLVFVLGLLRRDRPSIAAAMIAFMFYGGMLLTILPREPGISWQAHLGGAVAGVIAAFLFRHSDPLPPRKRYSWEDEEDSMVPANEELEPPSPREVPVLWNRPDPEHGVVLQFPPRREP, encoded by the coding sequence ATGCACCTGCCCACTCCGATCGCCCCGCCCGACACCCCGGCCCAGCGCGCGGCCGACCGCGGACGCTTCGTGCGCGCCCTCAACGCCAGCCTGGCCTTCGTGCTGGTGCTGGCGGCCATCTACAGCGCCCAGGGCCAGTTCGACGTCGGCGCCTGGTCGGTGCAGCCCTGGTCGCTGGAGGGCCTGATCGGCCTGCTGACCGCGCCTTTGCTGCACGGCTCGATCGAGCACCTGGCGACCAATGCGATCTCGCTGCTGATGCTGGGCCTGCTCGCCGGCGGCGTGTACCCGCGCGCCACGCTGCGCGCGCTGCCGCTGATCTGGCTGGGCTCCGGGCTGGGCGCCTGGCTGCTGGGCAGCGCCGGCAGCCATCATCTGGGCGCCAGCGGCCTGACCCACGGCCTGATGTTCCTGGTGTTCGTGCTGGGCCTGCTGCGCCGCGACCGGCCGTCGATCGCCGCGGCCATGATCGCCTTCATGTTCTACGGCGGCATGCTGCTGACCATCCTGCCGCGCGAGCCGGGCATTTCCTGGCAGGCGCACCTGGGCGGCGCGGTCGCCGGCGTGATCGCGGCCTTCCTGTTCCGCCACAGCGACCCGCTGCCGCCGCGCAAGCGCTACAGCTGGGAAGACGAGGAAGACAGCATGGTGCCCGCCAACGAGGAGCTGGAACCGCCCAGCCCGCGCGAGGTGCCGGTGCTGTGGAATCGCCCCGATCCCGAGCACGGCGTGGTCCTGCAGTTCCCGCCGCGCCGCGAACCGTGA